In the genome of Magnolia sinica isolate HGM2019 chromosome 2, MsV1, whole genome shotgun sequence, one region contains:
- the LOC131237709 gene encoding fruit protein pKIWI502-like isoform X1: MRYAYSASRRTCYSTVRSWAAAAETNPSKPSRRQYCPSLPTFPCHPMAIMRHLNLHRFSSLSNALRQCPNTTPWAPAPISLIHHSSESLFHVAIDVSDHPDLINSHAWPGQYLQLRLPHALKPVFLAIASPPSLSASTGEFEFLVKSVTGSTAEALCRLRRGDVVELSSVMGRGFDMEEISPPEVYPTVLIFATGSGVSPIRSLIESGFGADRRSDVRLYYGAKNLRRMAYQDRFKGWESSGVRIIPVLSQPDSGWQGERGYVQAAFARAKQISNPLGTGVVVCGCRQMAEEVTSILVADGVSREKILKNF; this comes from the exons ATGCGATATGCGTATTCCGCATCCCGGCGCACATGCTACTCCACCGTCCGCAGTTGGGCAGCGGCGGCGGAAACGAATCCCTCAAAACCATCCCGTCGACAATACTGCCCCTCTCTCCCAACCTTCCCATGCCACCCCATGGCTATCATGCGCCATCTTAACCTCCACCGCTTCTCCTCCCTCTCCAACGCTCTCCGCCAGTGCCCCAACACCACACCGTGGGCCCCAGCTCCCATCTCTCTCATCCACCACTCATCAGAATCCCTCTTCCACGTCGCCATCGACGTCTCAGATCATCCAGATCTCATCAACTCCCACGCCTGGCCTGGCCAATACCTCCAGCTCCGCTTGCCCCACGCTCTAAAGCCCGTCTTCCTCGCCATCGcctcccctccctccctctccgCATCGACGGGCGAGTTCGAATTCCTGGTTAAGAGCGTCACGGGGTCCACCGCAGAGGCCCTCTGCAGGCTCCGGAGAGGTGATGTTGTCGAATTGAGCAGTGTGATGGGGCGGGGATTCGACATGGAGGAGATATCGCCTCCGGAGGTGTATCCGACGGTTCTCATCTTCGCAACCGGCTCTGGTGTCAG TCCAATCCGGTCCCTTATTGAGTCAGGTTTTGGGGCTGATAGGAGATCAGATGTAAGGCTTTATTATGGGGCTAAAAACCTTCGGAGAATGGCCTACCAG GATAGGTTTAAGGGTTGGGAATCCTCTGGTGTTAGAATCATACCTGTATTATCACAGCCGGACAGTGGATGGCAAGGTGAACGTGGCTATGTACAG GCTGCTTTTGCTAGAGCCAAACAAATATCTAACCCTTTGGGTACTGGTGTAGTGGTATGCGGCTGCAGACAAATGGCTGAG GAGGTTACATCAATTCTTGTGGCGGATGGAGTCTCAAGAGAGAAGATCTTGAAGAACTTCTAA
- the LOC131237709 gene encoding fruit protein pKIWI502-like isoform X2: MRYAYSASRRTCYSTVRSWAAAAETNPSKPSRRQYCPSLPTFPCHPMAIMRHLNLHRFSSLSNALRQCPNTTPWAPAPISLIHHSSESLFHVAIDVSDHPDLINSHAWPGQYLQLRLPHALKPVFLAIASPPSLSASTGEFEFLVKSVTGSTAEALCRLRRGDVVELSSVMGRGFDMEEISPPEVYPTVLIFATGSGVSPIRSLIESGFGADRRSDVRLYYGAKNLRRMAYQDRFKGWESSGVRIIPVLSQPDSGWQGERGYVQAAFARAKQISNPLGTGVVVCGCRQMAEERHFVKFSAVMNSMA, from the exons ATGCGATATGCGTATTCCGCATCCCGGCGCACATGCTACTCCACCGTCCGCAGTTGGGCAGCGGCGGCGGAAACGAATCCCTCAAAACCATCCCGTCGACAATACTGCCCCTCTCTCCCAACCTTCCCATGCCACCCCATGGCTATCATGCGCCATCTTAACCTCCACCGCTTCTCCTCCCTCTCCAACGCTCTCCGCCAGTGCCCCAACACCACACCGTGGGCCCCAGCTCCCATCTCTCTCATCCACCACTCATCAGAATCCCTCTTCCACGTCGCCATCGACGTCTCAGATCATCCAGATCTCATCAACTCCCACGCCTGGCCTGGCCAATACCTCCAGCTCCGCTTGCCCCACGCTCTAAAGCCCGTCTTCCTCGCCATCGcctcccctccctccctctccgCATCGACGGGCGAGTTCGAATTCCTGGTTAAGAGCGTCACGGGGTCCACCGCAGAGGCCCTCTGCAGGCTCCGGAGAGGTGATGTTGTCGAATTGAGCAGTGTGATGGGGCGGGGATTCGACATGGAGGAGATATCGCCTCCGGAGGTGTATCCGACGGTTCTCATCTTCGCAACCGGCTCTGGTGTCAG TCCAATCCGGTCCCTTATTGAGTCAGGTTTTGGGGCTGATAGGAGATCAGATGTAAGGCTTTATTATGGGGCTAAAAACCTTCGGAGAATGGCCTACCAG GATAGGTTTAAGGGTTGGGAATCCTCTGGTGTTAGAATCATACCTGTATTATCACAGCCGGACAGTGGATGGCAAGGTGAACGTGGCTATGTACAG GCTGCTTTTGCTAGAGCCAAACAAATATCTAACCCTTTGGGTACTGGTGTAGTGGTATGCGGCTGCAGACAAATGGCTGAG GAGAGGCATTTTGTGAAGTTTTCTGCTGTGATGAACTCAATGGCCTGA